In Castanea sativa cultivar Marrone di Chiusa Pesio chromosome 6, ASM4071231v1, a single window of DNA contains:
- the LOC142639853 gene encoding enoyl-CoA delta isomerase 2, peroxisomal-like: protein MSKTKAQTDQNTPHMKNIHKHKEHTQKTNTNQIKQYRFSLTLIETLIFALSQVKSQVFHGSALIATAHGKFFSNGFDLAWAQSAGSSFDAVDQLHHLVASFKPVVSALLSLPMLTIAALPSHAIAARFLLALSHNYVLMRRDRGVLYMSKIDIGLTFPDYFMALMMSKIGSSLAGCDILLAGRKVKGEEVVRMGIVDSAAYDSEESVVEAAMRLGEQLVKRKWNGEVYAEIIAGLVRSSFS, encoded by the coding sequence ATGTCAAAAACAAAAGCTCAAACAGATCAAAACACTCCTcacatgaagaacatacacaaacataaagaacataccCAGAAAACTAATACAAATCAAATCAAGCAATACCGTTTCAGCCTAACTCTCATCGAAACTCTCATCTTCGCTCTCTCCCAAGTCAAATCCCAAGTTTTCCATGGCTCCGCACTCATCGCCACCGCCCACGGCAAATTCTTCTCCAACGGCTTCGACCTCGCATGGGCCCAATCCGCCGGCTCCTCCTTCGACGCCGTAGATCAACTCCACCACTTGGTCGCTTCTTTTAAACCAGTCGTCTCCGCTCTCCTCTCCCTCCCTATGCTCACAATCGCCGCCCTCCCCAGCCACGCCATTGCAGCCAGATTCCTCCTCGCGCTCAGCCACAACTACGTCCTGATGAGGCGCGATCGGGGCGTGCTGTACATGAGTAAGATCGATATTGGCCTCACTTTCCCAGATTACTTCATGGCTCTGATGATGTCAAAGATCGGCTCCTCCTTGGCTGGGTGTGATATATTGCTGGCCGGGAGGAAGGTTAAGGGAGAAGAGGTGGTAAGGATGGGAATCGTGGACTCAGCGGCGTACGATAGCGAGGAGAGCGTGGTTGAAGCTGCAATGCGCCTTGGGGAGCAATTAGTGAAGAGGAAGTGGAACGGTGAGGTGTATGCAGAGATCATAGCTGGGTTGGTTAGGTCTTCGTTTTCATAG